AGCCGGAACCTAATTCCTGGAATTAGGTTCCGGCTTCTTCCGCGAAAGGCTATTTCACGCGGTTTGGCGAAGGTGCTCGATCGCTACACCGAGCCAGGCGGCTGCGGGGCCGGTGATGAGCACCGGGGCGCACACGGCGTAGGAGAGTACGAGTTCGGCGGGGCCTGTCGTGACGGCCGTCAGGAGGGAGTGGTCGAACGGCAGCCAGTCCGGCGAACCGGACGGCCTGAGTCGCACTCCGGCGGAGGTCAAGACCAGCCGGGCCGGTGTGTGGTCGCGCCACTGCGGCTCGGCGGCAGCCTCCGCCTCTCGGCGCCGCCGGGCGTCGAGAGGGTTGGCTACCCACTGCTGGCCGAACGTCGGGTGGGTCTCGAAGTACCCGGTCGAGCGTCGGTGCTCGACCTCGGTCCCGTAGAACCGGGCGGCCGAACACCACACGTCCGCAAGGGCGACCTCACCCTCAGCCAGAGGGAAGTCCGCCATCGGGACCGGCGTCAACGGGCCGCCGTTCTGGAGGTGAAGCGCGAGCGCGGACGCTGCTTGCACGCCATCGGGACGGACGGCGTCCTCGGCCTGGTTCTGCCGGCGTCGCCACATGGTCTTTCCTTCCTGGTCAACAGGGTTGTGCGCGGTCGCTGCGGTGGGAGGCCGCAGCGACCGCGTGGCACCAATGAGATGAGATCACCAGATGGTGCTGGAGGCACCGGCGGGGGCTTCCGCGCGCCGGTCCTCTTCGTCCTTCAGCCGGGCCAGCAGGATGCCAAGGCGGTCATTGCTGATCGGCAGCCGAGCGCGGACCGCTTCCTGGATCGCGTCACGGCTGATCCGTCCCGCCTGGCGGGAAGCGGCCCGCGCGACCGGCAGCAGGTCGTGAAGCCACTCGTCGTCGGCCTCCCGATCCTGCGGGAGTTCGACGTCGTCCGGGACGGACGGCTCTTCGTCGTCCGCGTGGGTGCGGACCGCCTCCGGCGCCGGCGCCTCGGCCGCAGCCAGAGGCGGCAGCGCCTCCCGGTCCTGTGGGGCCCAGGCGCCGTTCGGGACGGGCAGCTCCTCGCCGTCCGTGCGGACGCGGACCGCCTCCGAGACCGGCGCTTCGGCCGCACCCGCAGACTGAGGTAGCGCCTCGCGGTCCGCAGGGGCGGTGGCGAGGTTGTCCACCTGGTCCTGCTCCTCGCCCGCAGGGCCCGCCGCTGCGGACGGGCGCACGCCTGAACCGTCCGGGGCAGGCTCGCTGTGCTGATAGCTGCCGCTTTTCCGCAGGTCAACGGTCGTACGAGTGGCGCTGACTGCCGGGGACGGTGGGGCTGCGACGCCGGTTGTCTCGGTCGTCGACGCGGCCTCCGCCGGGTGAGACTCCGGCGTTGTCGTGGTGCTGGCGGGTGGCGGAGCGTCTTGGCGGACCAGTCCGGGACCACCCTCCGTGCGGTCCGGGACGGACAATTCGGCGGTC
The Kitasatospora sp. MAP12-44 DNA segment above includes these coding regions:
- a CDS encoding DUF2637 domain-containing protein, which codes for MTGWDRAAVTLLGAAGFAFSYDALRQIAIAIHARESLSYLFPVFIDGFIAYGVRAILLLRHRPFFARLYTWFLFLSATAASLGANALHAITLNRGPQSAQSPLHLTDTVVAVLSMLAPLALAGSVHLYILMARTAELSVPDRTEGGPGLVRQDAPPPASTTTTPESHPAEAASTTETTGVAAPPSPAVSATRTTVDLRKSGSYQHSEPAPDGSGVRPSAAAGPAGEEQDQVDNLATAPADREALPQSAGAAEAPVSEAVRVRTDGEELPVPNGAWAPQDREALPPLAAAEAPAPEAVRTHADDEEPSVPDDVELPQDREADDEWLHDLLPVARAASRQAGRISRDAIQEAVRARLPISNDRLGILLARLKDEEDRRAEAPAGASSTIW